The Scyliorhinus torazame isolate Kashiwa2021f chromosome 7, sScyTor2.1, whole genome shotgun sequence genome has a window encoding:
- the cnn3a gene encoding calponin-3a: protein MAHFNKGPVYGLTAEVRNKILQKYDPQKEEELRVWIEEVAGRRLVDSFQHSLKDGVILCMLMNKLQPNSIKKINESKLNWHQLENIGNFIKAIQSYGMKPHDIFEANDLFENGNLTQVQTTLLALASLAKTKGFHTRMDIGVKYADKQERHFKEEKLKAGQSVIGLQMGTNKCASQAGMTAYGTRRHLYDPKTHTEKPYDQTTISLQMGTNKGASQAGMTAPGTRRHIYDQKVSTEKCDTSTISLQMGTNKGASQTGMTVYGLGRQVYDSKYCATPTEPIIHNGSQGTNGSEYSDGDYQGDYPDDYPLEYQDEYQGDYRGEYSDHGVDY from the exons ATCCTTCAGAAATATGACCCCCAGAAAGAGGAAGAGTTGCGAGTCTGGATTGAAGAGGTTGCAGGCAGACGTTTGGTTGACAGCTTCCAGCACAGCCTTAAGGATGGTGTTATTCTTTGCAT GCTCATGAACAAGCTACAACCCAATTCAATCAAGAAAATAAATGAATCCAAATTAAACTGGCACCAG CTGGAGAACATAGGAAACTTTATTAAAGCTATTCAGTCCTATGGGATGAAGCCACATGACATTTTTGAAGCAAATGATCTTTTTGAGAATGGGAACCTGACTCAAGTACAGACAACATTGTTGGCACTTGCCAGTCTG GCCAAAACTAAAGGCTTTCACACAAGAATGGACATTGGTGTTAAATATGCAGATAAGCAAGAAAGGCACTTCAAGGAGGAAAAACTGAAGGCGGGACAAAGTGTAATTGGGCTTCAG ATGGGGACTAACAAGTGTGCCAGCCAAGCAGGTATGACTGCCTATGGGACTAGAAGACACCTTTATGATCCGAAGACTCATACTGAGAAACCTTATGATCAAACAACCATAAGTCTCCAGATGGGAACAAACAAAGGTGCCAGTCAG GCTGGTATGACAGCCCCAGGTACCAGAAGACACATCTACGATCAAAAGGTGTCGACGGAGAAGTGTGACACTTCGACAATATCGCTGCAGATGGGTACGAATAAAGGGGCATCTCAAACAGGCATGACTGTATATGGTCTTGGACGGCAGGTGTATGACTCCAAATATTGTGCCACCCCAACTGAGCCCATAATCCACAATGGAAGCCAGGGAACAAATGGTTCAGAATACAGTGATGGAGATTACCAAGGTGATTACCCTGACGACTATCCCCTAGAGTATCAGGATGAGTACCAAGGAGATTACCGTGGTGAATATTCCGATCATGGTGTTGATTATTAG